From the genome of Phycodurus eques isolate BA_2022a chromosome 22, UOR_Pequ_1.1, whole genome shotgun sequence, one region includes:
- the prrt4b gene encoding proline-rich transmembrane protein 4, with the protein MLRRTSALCFWCLLLLVHEQASADEEGLWGPKSSREESPQRKSSSYWWTPSLPKLPSFPSLPFRLPFYPAGDKSEAAELNLTGQKLSDSIDQSGSGDGIISEVSALPTGSTQEFLSSVTEMKTESLPAGTLHFPHSKSDNGTLVATSATHIRNTQSPTSSGTPEQNGPQSHPPYNTTRALTAHHLPDDNNEFLQTISATMAAEIAFPTDKTPTNPKIGITLTPPLTPGETASVKAQDSSENQTTQSTGSAVITTTAADGKVTAPIAEAKADEEGAAPDGYTTDVSVPLTTSLPGETGITAESSQNFQTEDWMSNLLRGTVTFLPDCNKERSGACNFSDNWESMTSSDMKTAQNNTSTNQSNSPSAFPSPLMLVPLYTDWNSAMAAWGLAWEAHVYGAGCIFATLTLASTLNLLCLPLRCPSGCGYFALVSLFLLAAGGSRSFSLLYDAYGHQGRLPSGEASLMLYEAPFPCLTAAFGLVFLLLSMRSRMQLSYSAFQRPCFLACVVILHFTAAFGPGTLFKFYQQKPPLCLFLSLISRGAFVALATFLSAAYFVFYVYVRADAKHIYHLNNTSPTPAERYNRCPFAESRDWDRAAVTVCLSALFCLACAGLQLYAMLNATGVTGGEDVFRPWCWWAFHFSCRLCELGVCLTLALVVAQPVYCSNQLPSAGSCWTELLASKAPILPGSCQWSLGQQEKLAIVDTVGLGETESLPLYTLMDERLSSSLNGLDFLYHSNRALAYRDLDVNPDTKGSQKPGNGGGGEPSGGSSFTSDSTTDLRPPSPINLRRSIDEALFSEALFPMSLFSTTRPTQSSELSAHDHCALPNPCDPHSSDPGHFPISSCADISSNAGEIIVGAPSPPSLSSSSCSSPERWRGSSSSSSPYRASIGDSSLELCPSPEVQARQQSDPQRDYQTLGAASQESLDLDMSSEADRSVQEEFVSACRQIDALSICSETIDL; encoded by the exons ATGCTTCGCCGGACCTCAGCCCTGTGCTTCTGgtgtcttcttcttctggttCACGAGCAGGCGTCAGCCGATGAAGAGGGGCTCTGGGGACCCAAGTCTTCCAGGGAAGAATCGCCCCAAAGGAAGTCCAGCTCTTACTGGTGGACCCCGAGCCTGCCGAAGCTCCCGTCCTTTCCTTCATTGCCATTCCGTCTGCCTTTTTATCCTGCTGGGGATAAAAGCGAGGCCGCGGAATTAAACCTCACCGGCCAAAAGCTGTCAGACTCAATCGATCAATCCGGGTCTGGAGATGGGATCATATCTGAAGTCTCTGCACTTCCCACCGGTTCCACTCAGGAGTTCCTAAGCAGCGTGACTGAGATGAAGACGGAAAGTCTTCCTGCAGGAACATTGCATTTTCCACACAGCAAAAGTGACAATGGCACTCTTGTTGCAACCTCTGCTACACATATCAGAAATACTCAGAGTCCCACCAGCTCAGGCACGCCGGAACAAAACGGGCCACAGAGCCATCCACCGTATAACACGACACGAGCATTAACAGCGCACCACCTCCCAGACGACAACAATGAGTTTTTACAAACGATCTCCGCAACGATGGCAGCAGAAATCGCATTTCCTACCGACAAGACACCAACAAACCCGAAAATTGGAATCACGCTGACACCACCATTGACTCCCGGTGAGACCGCTTCAGTGAAAGCACAAGACTCGTCAGAAAATCAAACCACTCAGAGCACCGGTTCGGCAGTGATCACCACCACTGCCGCCGACGGAAAGGTTACTGCCCCAATAGCAGAAG CTAAGGCAGATGAGGAAGGCGCGGCCCCTGATGGCTACACGACGGATGTTTCAGTGCCGTTAACAACGTCCCTGCCAGGAGAAACAG ggATTACAGCTGAAAGTTCACAAAACTTTCAAACAGAGGACTGGATGTCAAACCTGTTGCGCGGCACCGTTACGTTCCTTCCAGACTGCAATAAAGAACGCTCCGGGGCCTGCAACTTCTCAGACAACTGGGAATCCATGACATCATCGGACATGAAAAcagcacaaaacaacacaagtaCAAACCAATCGAACAGCCCGTCGGCATTCCCGTCTCCTCTCATGTTGGTTCCGCTGTACACAGACTGGAACAGCGCCATGGCGGCCTGGGGCCTGGCCTGGGAGGCGCACGTTTACGGTGCCGGTTGCATTTTTGCAACGCTAACGCTGGCCTCCACGCTCAACCTTCTCTGCTTGCCTCTGCGCTGTCCATCTGGTTGTGGCTATTTTGCTCTCGTCAGCCTGTTTCTACTGGCCGCCGGGGGTAGCAGATCTTTCTCGCTCCTATACGACGCATACGGCCATCAGGGCCGCTTGCCCTCCGGCGAGGCCTCGCTGATGCTCTACGAGGCACCGTTTCCTTGTCTGACAGCTGCGTTCGGCTTGGTTTTCCTTCTGCTTTCCATGCGCTCCAGGATGCAGCTCTCCTACTCGGCCTTCCAAAGACCCTGCTTCCTGGCCTGTGTGGTCATCCTCCACTTCACTGCTGCCTTCGGTCCGGGGACCCTGTTCAAGTTCTACCAGCAGAAACCTCCGCTTTGCCTATTTCTGTCACTCATCTCCCGTGGAGCCTTTGTAGCCCTCGCCACCTTCCTGTCTGCTGCCTATTTTGTGTTCTACGTCTACGTGCGAGCAGACGCCAAGCACATCTACCACCTCAACAACACATCTCCAACCCCCGCCGAGCGATACAACCGCTGCCCCTTCGCCGAGAGCCGCGATTGGGATCGTGCAGCCGTAACGGTTTGTCTTTCCGCGCTGTTTTGTTTAGCCTGCGCGGGGCTGCAGCTGTACGCAATGCTCAATGCGACGGGTGTCACCGGGGGAGAAGACGTCTTCCGTCCGTGGTGCTGGTGGGCTTTTCACTTCAGTTGCAGACTGTGCGAACTAGGAGTTTGCCTCACCTTGGCGCTGGTCGTGGCACAACCAGTATACTGCTCTAACCAGCTACCTTCAGCTGGAAGCTGTTGGACAGAACTGCTGGCATCTAAAGCGCCCATCCTGCCAGGGAGCTGCCAGTGGAGCTTAGGCCAGCAGGAGAAGCTCGCTATTGTGGACACAGTAGGCCTTGGCGAGACAGAGAGTCTTCCTCTCTACACACTCATGGACGAGAGGCTGTCTAGCAGTCTGAACGGGCTAGACTTCCTGTACCACAGCAACCGGGCGCTGGCCTATCGAGATCTTGACGTAAATCCGGACACGAAGGGCTCCCAGAAACCTGGAAATGGAGGCGGTGGGGAGCCGTCAGGTGGATCCTCCTTTACAAGCGATTCCACCACAGACCTGCGGCCACCGTCGCCCATCAACTTGCGTCGCAGCATCGACGAGGCCCTCTTCAGCGAGGCTCTTTTTCCGATGAGCCTCTTCAGCACTACCAGGCCAACGCAGAGCAGCGAATTATCCGCACATGACCACTGTGCACTTCCAAACCCCTGTGATCCACACTCAAGTGACCCTGGCCATTTCCCAATCTCCTCTTGTGCAGACATAAGTTCAAACGCAGGGGAGATTATAGTCGGGGCTCCTTCACCTCCATCCCTGTCCTCTTCCAGCTGCTCATCTCCCGAGCGCTGGAGGGGAAGCTCCTCGTCCAGCTCCCCGTACCGGGCCTCCATCGGGGACTCGTCGCTGGAACTCTGCCCGAGTCCAGAAGTACAAGCTCGGCAGCAGAGTGACCCACAGAGGGACTACCAAACACTGGGAGCCGCCTCACAGGAGAGCTTGGACCTGGACATGTCGTCAGAGGCTGACCGATCGGTGCAGGAGGAGTTCGTGAGTGCTTGCAGACAAATCGATGCGCTCAGCATATGCAGCGAGACCATCGATTTGTAA
- the LOC133397306 gene encoding uncharacterized protein LOC133397306, which translates to MGNLPLTTGLFTTGVPPPQPDGSFTSRPIGRGITYYQARHPSSPSSATPDPLPATLVQSQASSPRRPLLLFFSWLGAHPGAAVKYFEAYLTRGMDVLLVQSGAMHFLWPRWGSDYGLEVLEVLEGPEFAGRPLLVYASSIGGYTFTQVLVHVAHGHAEHAALPRRVVGHIYDSLVAGTLEHMATGLARTLAPLLERVIKSTAMLYFWLFKSSTADVYQHVLRVFASSPVTAPALFFSSEDDSLCDADVLDAIVTGWRRSGVAVRSMKWEVSKHAAHMRCHPEEYRDALESFLDSLPLNPPLHSTNVH; encoded by the exons ATGGGAAACCTGCCACTCACCACCgg GCTGTTCACCACCGGGGTGCCCCCTCCCCAACCGGACGGCAGCTTCACCAGCCGGCCGATCGGCAGAGGCATCACCTACTACCAGGCGCGTCACCCTTCGTCCCCTTCTTCCGCCACCCCTGACCCACTTCCTGCCACTCTCGTCCAATCACAAGCCTCCTCGCCGCGCCGCCCTCTCCTCCTCTTTTTCTCGTGGCTCGGGGCCCACCCGGGGGCGGCGGTCAAGTACTTCGAGGCCTACTTGACGCGTGGCATGGACGTGCTGCTGGTGCAGAGCGGCGCCATGCACTTCCTGTGGCCCCGCTGGGGGTCGGACTACGGCCTGGAGGTGTTGGAGGTCCTGGAGGGGCCCGAGTTCGCCGGGCGGCCCCTGCTGGTGTACGCCTCGTCCATCGGGGGCTACACCTTCACGCAGGTGCTCGTCCACGTGGCCCACGGGCACGCCGAGCACGCCGCCCTGCCCCGTCGGGTCGTGGGGCACATCTACGACAGCCTGGTGGCCGGCACCCTGGAGCACATGGCAACAG GCCTGGCCAGGACGTTGGCGCCACTCCTGGAGCGTGTCATCAAGAGCACAGCAATGTTGTACTTCTGGCTCTTCAAGAGCAGCACGGCGGATGTGTACCAGCATGTCCTCCGGGTGTTCGCCAGCAGCCCGGTCACGGCACCGGCGCTCTTCTTCTCCAGCGAGGACGACTCCCTGTGTGACGCGGACGTCCTCGACGCCATCGTGACCGGGTGGCGGCGCAGCGGCGTGGCCGTGCGCAGCATGAAGTGGGAGGTGTCCAAGCACGCGGCACACATGCGATGCCACCCGGAAGAGTACCGAGACGCGCTGGAGAGCTTCTTGGATTCGCTGCCTTTGAACCCGCCTCTTCACAGCACAAATGTACATTAA